The following are from one region of the Anaeropeptidivorans aminofermentans genome:
- the flhF gene encoding flagellar biosynthesis protein FlhF: MKLKKYEGYSEAEAISAAKAELGENAVIISIRTAKPGGLFGFLKRKVTEVTAAFDDEEAERQKELRMKQERLNDEMNKLLVEKELRNRKISDQQQAIEKLQAELKEASYKLSLSERKSAAEREYANSILQAFYDTMTNQGVLPEIAVEVLEEARQMSERENININLAAKIVYNNIINILGRPQPIFSEDGSDTPKTLFFMGPTGVGKTTTIAKISANLIFRHRLKVGLITSDTYRIAAVEQLKTYADILGIETGVVYEPKELEPHLEKMSPIYDVVCIDTAGRSHRNDESLNDIRELLTYLDDSCRKYLVLSLTTKYEDLISIINKFSEIADFRLILTKWDETLSYGTILNICYKTGRKADYLTMGQNVPDDIELMEPEILARALLGLGDGFNGGSGI; this comes from the coding sequence ATGAAACTTAAAAAATATGAGGGTTATTCGGAAGCAGAAGCCATCTCTGCGGCAAAGGCTGAACTTGGGGAAAATGCTGTTATTATAAGCATAAGGACCGCAAAGCCCGGTGGCCTTTTCGGATTTTTAAAAAGAAAAGTAACAGAGGTTACAGCCGCCTTTGACGATGAGGAAGCCGAAAGGCAAAAGGAGCTTCGCATGAAGCAGGAAAGGCTGAATGACGAAATGAATAAGCTTTTAGTGGAAAAAGAGCTTAGAAACAGAAAGATTTCCGACCAGCAGCAGGCCATCGAAAAGCTTCAGGCGGAGCTTAAAGAGGCAAGCTATAAATTAAGTCTTTCGGAGAGGAAGAGTGCCGCCGAAAGAGAGTATGCCAACAGCATTTTGCAGGCCTTTTACGACACCATGACAAATCAGGGGGTTTTGCCGGAAATTGCCGTTGAAGTTCTTGAAGAAGCACGGCAAATGTCGGAAAGAGAGAATATTAATATTAACTTGGCTGCCAAAATAGTGTATAATAATATTATAAATATTTTAGGCAGGCCCCAGCCGATTTTTTCAGAAGACGGCTCTGATACGCCTAAAACACTGTTTTTTATGGGGCCTACAGGCGTAGGAAAAACAACGACAATAGCTAAAATAAGCGCTAATCTTATATTCAGACACAGGCTGAAAGTAGGGCTTATAACCTCCGACACCTATAGAATAGCAGCTGTTGAACAGCTGAAAACCTATGCCGACATCTTAGGCATAGAAACAGGAGTCGTTTATGAGCCTAAGGAGCTTGAACCCCACCTTGAAAAAATGTCCCCTATTTATGACGTAGTATGTATAGATACGGCAGGAAGAAGCCACAGAAACGATGAAAGCCTAAACGATATCAGAGAGCTTTTAACCTATCTTGATGACTCATGCAGAAAATATCTTGTTTTAAGCTTAACAACCAAATATGAGGATTTAATAAGCATCATCAATAAGTTTTCTGAAATAGCGGATTTCAGGCTTATTCTTACCAAGTGGGACGAAACTTTAAGCTACGGCACCATATTGAACATATGCTATAAAACAGGCAGAAAGGCTGATTATCTTACTATGGGCCAGAATGTACCCGATGATATAGAGCTTATGGAGCCTGAAATACTTGCAAGGGCCTTGCTTGGACTGGGGGACGGATTTAATGGCGGATCAGGCATATAA
- a CDS encoding MinD/ParA family protein: MADQAYNLRSLMKNKEAQENKELQLSARVITVTSGKGGVGKSNFTLNLGLYMKSLGKRVIIIDADFGLANIEVLMGAMPKYTLLDVIKGNCGIIEALAEGPEGIKFISGGSGLSQLADMDESQVASLIESLSLLDSLADIILIDTGAGISKQVINFILASKETIIVTTPEPTSITDAYAIIKTMKEKERSLPEINILVNRTDGIKEGTEVYSKLERVCRQFLSIDVKYLGYLPNDPYLVKAVKTQVPVSIAYPASPVARRIAKISDDLLSKSRSIEEEDRGVKGFIKNFIRKLKQ; encoded by the coding sequence ATGGCGGATCAGGCATATAATTTAAGAAGCCTTATGAAAAATAAGGAAGCGCAGGAGAATAAAGAATTACAGCTTTCTGCCAGAGTTATTACCGTTACGAGCGGCAAAGGCGGCGTAGGAAAAAGCAATTTCACTCTTAACCTTGGCTTGTATATGAAAAGCCTTGGTAAAAGGGTTATCATAATCGATGCGGATTTCGGTCTTGCCAATATAGAGGTTCTTATGGGGGCAATGCCGAAATATACGCTTTTAGACGTAATAAAAGGCAACTGCGGAATCATAGAGGCCCTTGCGGAAGGGCCGGAGGGAATAAAATTCATATCCGGCGGTTCGGGGCTTTCTCAGCTTGCAGATATGGACGAAAGTCAGGTGGCCAGCTTAATAGAAAGCTTAAGCCTTCTTGATAGCTTGGCAGATATTATATTGATTGATACGGGGGCGGGAATTTCCAAACAGGTTATAAATTTTATATTGGCTTCCAAGGAAACCATCATTGTTACCACACCGGAGCCGACAAGCATCACAGATGCTTACGCCATAATAAAAACCATGAAGGAAAAGGAAAGAAGCCTTCCTGAAATCAATATCCTCGTCAACAGAACAGACGGAATTAAGGAAGGAACCGAGGTTTACAGCAAGCTTGAAAGGGTTTGCCGCCAATTCTTATCTATTGACGTTAAATATCTTGGCTATCTTCCCAATGATCCATATCTTGTTAAGGCGGTTAAAACTCAGGTTCCCGTTTCTATAGCTTATCCTGCTTCTCCTGTAGCAAGAAGGATTGCGAAAATAAGCGATGACCTTCTTTCGAAAAGCAGAAGCATAGAAGAAGAGGATAGAGGCGTTAAAGGCTTTATAAAAAACTTTATAAGGAAACTCAAGCAATAA
- a CDS encoding flagellar brake protein, producing MLYKSIKTGDRVEIQLKRDYKNSKVYVSQVEDVRKDKRVLVYMPISYGKIIEIPLNLSYEFLFFTDGGLIKFEGKVEKYIYDDKFSFMLLKLESEGESVQRRDYYRLPCALTMKFAKSSKDGEEEEGSEEELHSGVIKDISGGGIKFVSNFDVEEKDFIKCIIDLKTNEIVVLGEIVQKFYFPKSNYRYQYRAKFSGILPSAQEQIIQFIFEEQKRQLRRMQE from the coding sequence ATGCTGTATAAGAGCATAAAAACTGGAGACAGAGTTGAAATCCAGCTTAAAAGGGACTATAAAAACAGCAAAGTATATGTAAGCCAGGTTGAAGACGTCAGAAAAGATAAAAGGGTATTGGTATATATGCCCATAAGCTACGGAAAGATTATAGAAATTCCTCTGAATTTATCTTATGAATTTTTGTTTTTTACTGATGGGGGCCTTATTAAATTTGAAGGTAAGGTTGAAAAATACATTTATGATGATAAATTTTCTTTCATGCTTCTTAAATTAGAATCGGAAGGCGAAAGCGTTCAGCGCAGAGATTACTATAGGCTTCCCTGTGCCCTCACAATGAAATTTGCCAAATCTTCAAAGGACGGAGAAGAAGAGGAAGGAAGCGAAGAAGAGCTTCACTCCGGCGTAATAAAAGATATAAGCGGCGGCGGCATAAAATTTGTATCTAATTTTGACGTTGAGGAAAAGGATTTTATCAAATGTATCATTGATTTAAAGACGAATGAAATCGTAGTCCTTGGAGAAATCGTTCAGAAGTTTTATTTTCCCAAATCTAATTACAGATACCAGTATAGGGCAAAATTTTCAGGAATCCTTCCTTCTGCCCAGGAGCAAATCATACAATTTATATTTGAAGAACAAAAAAGGCAGCTTAGAAGAATGCAGGAATAA
- a CDS encoding chemotaxis protein CheC codes for MSEDYDILTSMHFDVLRELGNIGSGNAVTSLAKMLDKKVDMSVPLVQFLNLSDLAGAIGGPENYVAGVLVMLSGGLNGIMMFLLEQKGAKVLINELFSNISNKDADLPLEEIELSALKELGNILTNSYLNSLSVMLNLDIKPSVPSLAIDMAGAILSVPAIEFSKVSDKVLFIDTIFKTTDTDVDGYFILVPEFDSFKIIMSNLGVL; via the coding sequence TTGAGCGAGGATTATGATATATTAACCAGCATGCATTTTGATGTACTACGGGAGCTTGGGAACATAGGCTCAGGAAATGCAGTTACTTCTCTTGCTAAAATGTTGGATAAAAAAGTTGATATGAGTGTTCCTTTAGTCCAATTCCTTAATCTTTCGGATTTGGCCGGTGCCATAGGAGGGCCAGAAAATTACGTCGCAGGGGTTCTTGTAATGTTAAGCGGCGGTCTTAACGGCATTATGATGTTTCTCCTTGAGCAAAAGGGCGCTAAGGTTCTGATTAATGAATTGTTTTCTAATATATCAAATAAGGATGCGGACTTACCTTTAGAAGAGATAGAGCTATCGGCTCTGAAGGAACTTGGTAATATTTTGACTAATTCATATTTAAATTCTTTATCGGTTATGCTTAACCTTGATATAAAACCTTCTGTGCCTTCCCTTGCCATTGATATGGCCGGAGCAATACTTTCTGTTCCTGCCATAGAATTCAGCAAGGTTTCGGATAAGGTTTTATTTATAGATACGATTTTTAAAACAACCGATACAGATGTTGACGGATACTTTATACTGGTTCCTGAGTTTGACTCCTTTAAAATAATAATGTCAAATTTAGGGGTTTTATAG
- a CDS encoding chemotaxis protein CheD produces MDKEKIIVGMADLKAAKPPFILTTLGLGSCVGIALYDKVTRVSGLAHAMLPDSTKINNNSNKSKFVDTSVVELIREMTKLGANKKNLVAKLAGGAQMFAFDSTVESMRIGDRNTEAAIKVLGALGIPLLGMDTGKNYGRTIELLEDGMLLIKTIEHGTKIL; encoded by the coding sequence ATGGACAAAGAAAAAATCATTGTCGGCATGGCAGACTTAAAGGCAGCCAAGCCTCCATTTATACTTACAACTTTGGGGCTTGGCTCCTGTGTCGGAATCGCGCTTTATGATAAAGTGACAAGAGTTAGCGGCCTTGCCCACGCGATGCTTCCCGATAGTACTAAAATCAACAACAACTCGAACAAATCAAAGTTTGTTGATACCTCTGTAGTAGAGCTTATAAGAGAAATGACAAAGCTCGGAGCAAATAAAAAAAATCTTGTTGCAAAGCTTGCCGGCGGTGCCCAGATGTTTGCTTTCGACTCTACCGTTGAAAGCATGAGAATAGGCGACAGGAACACAGAGGCAGCCATTAAGGTTCTGGGAGCGCTTGGAATCCCCCTTCTGGGAATGGATACAGGCAAAAATTACGGAAGAACCATAGAGCTTCTTGAAGACGGTATGCTTCTCATTAAAACCATAGAGCATGGAACTAAAATCTTGTAA
- a CDS encoding FliA/WhiG family RNA polymerase sigma factor, whose protein sequence is MDKNDKIWSAYAKTKDSALKEQLIIEYAPLVKYVAGRLSVHLGHKVEYEDLASYGIFGLIDAIDKFDYGKGVKFETYASLRIRGAIIDNIRKLDWVPRTLRQKNKQLEQALQELELQYGREPTEEELSEKLDISIDETRELIRKTSILSLVSLDDYLNQNHEESLSHRNSDTDTPESQYDKKEIKKMLVDAIDKLSDREKKVITLYYFEDLTLKEISCIMGVSESRISQIHSKAVLRLQAKLGKHKSILYM, encoded by the coding sequence GTGGACAAGAATGATAAGATTTGGTCGGCTTATGCCAAAACTAAAGACAGCGCCCTGAAGGAACAGCTGATAATAGAATACGCACCCCTTGTTAAGTATGTAGCAGGGCGATTAAGCGTGCATTTAGGCCATAAAGTTGAATACGAAGATTTGGCAAGCTATGGAATATTCGGCCTTATAGACGCCATAGATAAATTTGACTACGGCAAGGGCGTTAAATTTGAAACTTACGCTTCCCTTAGAATAAGAGGGGCTATTATAGATAATATACGAAAGCTAGATTGGGTTCCAAGAACATTAAGGCAGAAAAATAAGCAGCTTGAACAGGCCCTTCAGGAGCTGGAGCTTCAGTACGGAAGGGAGCCTACCGAAGAGGAATTATCGGAAAAGCTTGATATATCAATAGACGAAACAAGAGAGCTTATCAGAAAAACCTCTATTTTATCCTTGGTTTCCTTGGATGATTATTTGAATCAAAATCATGAGGAAAGCCTTTCGCATAGAAATTCTGATACGGATACTCCCGAAAGCCAGTACGACAAAAAAGAAATCAAGAAAATGCTTGTGGATGCTATCGATAAATTATCTGACAGAGAGAAAAAGGTTATAACCCTTTATTATTTTGAAGATTTGACCCTAAAGGAAATCAGCTGTATTATGGGTGTATCCGAATCGAGAATATCCCAGATACATTCAAAGGCTGTGTTGAGGCTTCAGGCAAAACTAGGAAAGCATAAGTCTATACTCTATATGTGA
- a CDS encoding DUF342 domain-containing protein gives MDSGKERKYLRISSEAALFVKDEEIFIDVSEDAMKCYIYFTPPEKEGRCLSEEEVLAFLTKRNIVRINRRAVQSALEKKDYSLKYLVAEGVFPLDEYDGYIEVLFNYHKKDYKPAITEDGRADYRNLNYVENAVKGQVLAKRIDPVPGKEGIDVYGRAIAYKKGKVAPQLIAGRNTFISDDNNQLIASKSGEILYMGRRINISEVLEINSDIGPSTGNINFVGSVKIKGNVAMDYEVRSGGNIEIFGTFEGKSLIAEGDITVSGGIQGKKNTVISAKGNLSAKFLSGAEINTGGSIYSDSILRCKVSCGGSIELCGPKTILSGGTAVVHKFISSDIIGSAMAAPTEVVVGLNPVLYTKYMDITHNLTELKEKAEEYAKSIGVFKRNGLMELSEERKKTYYGFVHSLKYTQQKISELSAEAVKIKEALDNEKNSGEILVKEIIHGGVKIQVGNSVMYIRDSIKKCRITNENNKIVIKHQ, from the coding sequence ATGGATTCGGGCAAGGAAAGAAAATATTTAAGGATATCTTCTGAAGCTGCCCTTTTTGTAAAAGATGAAGAAATATTTATTGACGTATCTGAGGACGCCATGAAATGCTATATTTATTTCACACCGCCTGAAAAGGAGGGCAGATGTCTTTCAGAAGAAGAAGTACTTGCTTTTCTTACGAAAAGAAATATTGTGAGAATCAATCGCAGGGCGGTTCAGTCAGCCCTTGAAAAAAAAGATTATTCCCTGAAGTATTTAGTTGCGGAAGGGGTGTTTCCCCTTGACGAATACGACGGTTATATAGAAGTTTTATTTAATTATCATAAAAAGGACTATAAGCCTGCAATAACTGAAGACGGAAGAGCCGATTACAGGAATCTGAATTACGTAGAAAATGCCGTAAAAGGGCAGGTCCTCGCAAAAAGGATAGACCCTGTTCCTGGAAAAGAAGGAATAGACGTATATGGCAGGGCGATTGCCTATAAAAAGGGCAAAGTAGCCCCGCAGCTGATTGCAGGAAGAAATACGTTTATCTCTGATGATAATAATCAGCTTATTGCTTCTAAAAGCGGAGAAATATTATATATGGGCAGAAGAATAAACATCTCTGAGGTGCTTGAGATAAATTCTGACATAGGCCCTTCCACAGGAAATATAAATTTTGTAGGCTCTGTTAAGATAAAGGGCAATGTGGCAATGGACTACGAGGTAAGGTCCGGCGGAAACATAGAGATTTTCGGAACCTTTGAAGGAAAAAGCCTTATAGCAGAAGGGGATATTACTGTAAGCGGAGGAATCCAAGGCAAGAAAAATACAGTTATTTCTGCTAAGGGCAATTTAAGCGCTAAATTCTTATCTGGGGCGGAGATTAATACAGGGGGAAGCATTTACTCCGACAGTATCCTCCGCTGTAAAGTAAGCTGCGGTGGAAGCATTGAGCTTTGCGGTCCTAAGACTATTCTATCCGGCGGAACTGCCGTGGTTCATAAATTTATCAGTTCAGACATTATAGGCTCTGCTATGGCGGCTCCTACAGAAGTTGTGGTAGGCCTTAATCCTGTGCTTTATACAAAATATATGGATATTACTCATAACCTTACAGAGCTTAAAGAAAAGGCCGAAGAATATGCTAAAAGCATCGGCGTATTCAAAAGAAACGGGCTTATGGAACTTTCGGAAGAGAGAAAGAAAACCTATTACGGCTTTGTGCATTCCTTAAAATATACTCAGCAAAAAATATCGGAATTATCGGCGGAAGCCGTAAAAATAAAAGAAGCTTTGGATAATGAAAAAAATTCAGGAGAAATCTTAGTAAAAGAGATTATCCACGGCGGAGTAAAGATTCAAGTAGGCAATTCTGTCATGTATATAAGGGATTCTATTAAAAAATGCAGAATTACCAATGAAAACAATAAAATAGTAATTAAACACCAGTAA
- a CDS encoding FapA family protein, which yields MQSFMFPVDERLIINVSEDRMSATAIFYPSEKGGRQLEKKDIITIINESKVTYGIDQELVERLSEGQREYNKFYEIAKGYEGAEGEDGKLECFFNTGEKNYAPKVASDGTVDYKNLGLIEYVEKGTLLARITPPTKGINGKDVYGRELRRPHGKAAPRLPKGRNTVVSKDGTELIASESGQILYINGIVSIMEFVEIKGDVNNATGNINFNGSVVIHGNVLSGFKVHATGNIDIRGFIEGGEVVSGGNIKVGKEIIGMNKSYIEAKGNVSCMLIKNADVYAQGNIYSDGIMHSNIKCDGSLELKGKKGILVGGKIIVRKEIDVNIIGSPMSTSTDIKVGIDVELFDKYKTRAEELLDLKKHFEEISTVISGVNKIKDVNLLPAAKKKSYINTLYEAQRLKNRIDELQTELIALRSDLDKYKHSGRIYARQIIHSGVSLQIGNAVMNIRDSVYGAIVVNEDGHIKLLSI from the coding sequence ATGCAAAGCTTTATGTTCCCTGTTGATGAAAGACTGATTATTAATGTCAGTGAGGATAGAATGAGTGCTACGGCTATTTTTTATCCTAGTGAAAAAGGAGGCAGACAACTAGAAAAGAAGGATATAATCACTATAATAAACGAAAGCAAAGTTACCTACGGCATCGATCAGGAGCTTGTGGAAAGGCTTTCGGAAGGCCAGAGGGAATATAATAAGTTCTATGAAATAGCCAAAGGCTATGAAGGGGCAGAAGGAGAAGACGGAAAGCTGGAGTGTTTTTTTAACACAGGAGAAAAAAACTATGCGCCTAAAGTAGCAAGTGACGGCACTGTAGACTATAAGAATTTAGGTCTTATAGAATATGTGGAAAAAGGAACTCTTCTTGCAAGGATTACCCCTCCTACAAAAGGCATAAACGGGAAAGATGTATATGGAAGAGAGTTAAGAAGGCCCCATGGAAAGGCCGCCCCAAGGCTTCCCAAGGGCCGTAATACAGTAGTTTCCAAAGACGGCACGGAGCTTATTGCTTCTGAAAGCGGCCAGATATTATACATAAACGGAATCGTAAGCATCATGGAATTTGTTGAAATAAAAGGCGATGTGAATAATGCCACGGGAAATATAAATTTCAATGGTTCCGTAGTAATCCATGGAAATGTACTTTCAGGTTTTAAAGTGCATGCCACGGGAAATATTGATATCAGAGGGTTTATAGAAGGCGGAGAAGTCGTAAGCGGCGGCAATATAAAAGTCGGTAAAGAAATCATCGGAATGAATAAATCTTACATTGAGGCAAAGGGAAATGTAAGCTGTATGCTTATAAAAAATGCTGACGTTTATGCCCAGGGAAATATTTATTCAGACGGTATAATGCACTCTAATATAAAATGCGACGGAAGCCTTGAGCTGAAAGGCAAAAAGGGTATTCTCGTAGGCGGAAAGATCATTGTAAGAAAAGAAATAGACGTTAATATCATAGGCTCTCCCATGTCCACAAGTACAGATATTAAAGTAGGTATTGATGTTGAGTTATTTGATAAATATAAGACTCGTGCGGAAGAGCTTTTAGACCTGAAGAAACATTTTGAAGAAATTTCAACGGTTATTTCGGGGGTTAATAAAATTAAGGATGTCAATCTTCTTCCGGCTGCAAAAAAGAAATCCTATATTAATACTCTTTACGAGGCTCAAAGGCTAAAAAATAGAATTGACGAGCTTCAGACAGAGCTTATTGCGCTTAGAAGTGATCTTGATAAATATAAACACAGCGGCAGAATATATGCAAGGCAGATAATACATTCGGGCGTAAGCCTTCAGATAGGAAATGCCGTAATGAATATAAGAGACAGTGTCTACGGGGCCATTGTCGTAAACGAAGACGGGCATATTAAGCTTTTGTCTATTTAG
- a CDS encoding DUF6115 domain-containing protein, giving the protein MLDILIFISMLTGITLTLYSLFKIRSEGSEKEKSTDTESLSRYMEEADEAAEDLHRLSQGVIEEINGKYQELIYLYNLIEEKEKKLTIPEFDAYAGDDYKKIPTKSKEASPPKTYFTHNPRYEEIYSLKKSGLSTGDIAKKLNMGQGEVALILELGKDNEYAP; this is encoded by the coding sequence ATGCTTGATATATTGATTTTTATATCAATGTTAACAGGAATTACATTAACTTTATATTCCCTTTTTAAAATTAGGTCCGAAGGCTCTGAAAAGGAAAAAAGCACTGATACGGAAAGCTTATCCAGATATATGGAGGAAGCGGACGAAGCAGCTGAAGATTTACACAGGCTTTCTCAAGGGGTTATTGAAGAAATAAACGGCAAATATCAGGAGCTTATTTATTTATATAATCTTATTGAAGAAAAGGAAAAAAAGCTTACAATACCGGAATTTGACGCCTATGCCGGAGATGATTATAAAAAAATCCCTACAAAATCAAAGGAAGCTTCCCCCCCGAAGACTTATTTTACCCATAATCCCCGATATGAAGAAATATATTCTCTTAAAAAATCGGGATTAAGCACAGGGGATATCGCTAAGAAGCTTAATATGGGCCAAGGTGAGGTTGCCCTTATTCTGGAATTAGGAAAGGATAATGAATATGCACCTTAG
- a CDS encoding endolytic transglycosylase MltG — MHLRSFTLGLGVGIMIISAIFYAGTLIFKPAPETKTLTQEVALTDAQIEERARKMGMIFIKELPVKGDEIKNTLSDEEIIERALALGLQEKDSKEGIKESSQEEPKETVKLTIYSGDSTQQISNLLYEKGIVDDAEAFTKFVLESQKTTRLRAGEFELYKNMKYEDVLYALTKKR, encoded by the coding sequence ATGCACCTTAGGAGCTTTACTTTAGGCCTTGGCGTAGGCATAATGATTATTTCCGCAATATTTTATGCAGGGACCCTTATTTTTAAGCCTGCGCCAGAAACAAAGACATTAACTCAGGAAGTGGCGCTTACAGACGCTCAGATAGAAGAAAGAGCAAGAAAAATGGGTATGATTTTTATTAAGGAGCTGCCTGTAAAAGGGGATGAAATTAAAAACACCCTTTCCGATGAGGAAATAATTGAACGGGCACTGGCACTTGGGCTTCAAGAGAAGGACAGCAAAGAAGGCATAAAGGAAAGTTCTCAGGAAGAGCCGAAAGAAACAGTAAAATTAACCATTTACTCAGGCGACAGCACTCAGCAAATATCCAATCTTTTATATGAAAAAGGCATCGTAGATGATGCAGAAGCCTTTACTAAATTTGTTCTTGAAAGCCAAAAGACCACAAGGCTTCGAGCCGGTGAATTTGAGCTTTATAAAAATATGAAATATGAAGATGTCTTATATGCGCTTACTAAAAAGAGATGA
- a CDS encoding S41 family peptidase, whose product MEGNRSKFLQGMIAGVVLVILANIFATSVVPVLFKENEVLSQEVSKKKIDEIHNYINNFYVEDYDENELEEGMYMGYVYGLGDRYSSYMDKETFNKFMEQTSGIYAGIGAVVSDSDDGRVLVISPYDGSPAAKAGILAGDIITEVNGLDIRNAGVDSVVAMMKGKEGTKVNLTVYRKTDNSLFDVELTREKITVPTVSYEMLPDSMGYIRISGFEGVTYDQFKHALEDLKSQNMNGLIIDVRNNPGGILEEVAKISDELVPEGIIVYTEDKNGNKEYRNSDSQYLDIPLVLLVNGNSASASEVLAGAIKDYGVGAIVGEQTFGKGVVQSLYPLKDGSAIKLTTARYYSPKGISIHGEGVTPDYVVPMNQELSNRAGSLEFDEDIQLQKAVELLKQ is encoded by the coding sequence ATGGAAGGAAACAGATCAAAATTTTTACAGGGAATGATTGCCGGAGTAGTTCTTGTTATTTTAGCCAATATCTTTGCTACGTCTGTGGTCCCTGTGCTCTTTAAAGAAAATGAGGTTTTATCTCAGGAGGTTTCAAAAAAGAAAATAGATGAAATACATAATTATATTAACAATTTTTATGTAGAAGATTATGATGAAAACGAGCTTGAGGAAGGCATGTATATGGGTTATGTTTACGGCCTGGGAGACAGATATTCATCTTATATGGATAAAGAAACCTTTAATAAATTTATGGAGCAGACCTCAGGCATTTATGCCGGTATCGGCGCTGTAGTAAGCGATTCCGATGATGGAAGGGTTCTTGTAATATCGCCTTATGACGGTTCTCCGGCGGCAAAGGCCGGCATCCTGGCAGGCGATATTATAACGGAAGTAAACGGTCTTGATATAAGAAACGCCGGTGTTGATTCCGTAGTTGCTATGATGAAGGGCAAGGAAGGCACCAAAGTAAATCTTACCGTATACAGAAAAACCGATAACAGCCTTTTTGACGTGGAGCTTACCCGGGAAAAAATAACAGTTCCTACGGTAAGTTATGAAATGCTTCCTGATAGTATGGGATATATAAGGATTTCAGGTTTTGAAGGCGTGACCTACGACCAGTTTAAACATGCCCTTGAAGACCTTAAATCCCAGAATATGAATGGTCTTATTATTGATGTGAGAAATAATCCCGGAGGGATTTTAGAAGAAGTTGCTAAAATATCCGATGAACTTGTTCCAGAAGGAATAATCGTTTATACAGAGGATAAAAACGGAAATAAAGAATATCGGAATTCAGATTCCCAATATCTTGATATTCCCCTTGTGCTTTTAGTAAACGGCAACAGCGCATCGGCTTCCGAGGTTCTTGCAGGGGCTATAAAGGATTACGGCGTAGGCGCTATCGTAGGGGAGCAGACCTTTGGAAAAGGCGTTGTTCAAAGCCTCTATCCGCTGAAAGACGGAAGCGCCATAAAGCTTACTACCGCAAGATATTATTCACCTAAGGGAATCTCCATTCACGGTGAGGGCGTTACCCCGGATTATGTTGTTCCTATGAATCAGGAGCTTTCCAACAGAGCAGGCTCTTTAGAATTTGATGAAGATATACAGCTTCAAAAGGCAGTTGAGCTTTTAAAGCAGTAG